A genomic window from Bicyclus anynana chromosome 11, ilBicAnyn1.1, whole genome shotgun sequence includes:
- the LOC112052055 gene encoding pH-sensitive chloride channel 2 isoform X1: MISKTLLLSAILFLKGAEGQKSSQSPALDCPSLEKGDGYTQSEFLSRLAHECRYDRLLLPTYQTGEVVYVHASAYVYFIQPAEAHDLNFKLHFLLQLRWTDPRLAYTLYSPERTKIIGESDLRQRIWVPHLYMSNEQSSSLMGTDSKDVLISIAPDGEVLFSRRMQAVLYCWMNLQKFPFDEQKCSMNLESWKYNASILRLMWEKDNPVRLSTELHLTEYSLLDYWTNESVVRGDIVNMRLGGGRSGNYSALKFTFKLGREVGYYLMDYFIPSMMIVAMSWVTFWLQADASAPRITLGTSTMLSFITLASSQAKTLPKVSYIKASEIWFLGCIGFIFSALVEFAFVNTIWRRKKVVALKKVNSKYILKSTLTPRLARKELQKELQSSPQLTKSRSCSSLQQETSSDPAGPGYNNYLTVHSFPSALNLPTITTQSYDELIASGGRPRTAGSEGSDEPPKHHTWTQMTPQEIATWIDKRSRVLFPLLFIFFNIIYWTFVYCL; the protein is encoded by the exons gCAAAGTCCAGCATTAGATTGTCCGTCTCTCGAGAAGGGTGACGGCTACACACAATCAGAGTTTCTGTCTCGACTCGCCCACGAATGCCGCTACGACCGGCTTCTGCTGCCCACGTACCAGACGGGGGAAGTCGTCTACGTGCATGCCAGCGCTTACGTCTATTTCATACAGCCAGCTGAAGCACATGATTTG AATTTCAAACTACATTTCCTTCTTCAACTACGATGGACAGACCCGCGGCTGGCATACACGCTGTACTCTCCGGAACGTACAAAGATCATTGGGGAGAGTGATCTCCGACAAAGGATATGGGTGCCTCACTTGTACATGTCGAACGAACAGTCCTCCAGCCTCATGGGCACGGATAGCAAAGACGTCCTCATCTCAATAGCACCAGACGGAGAAGTGTTGTTCAGTCGACGAATGCAAGCTGTTCTATATTGTTGGATGAATCTCCAAAAATTTCCTTTTGACGAGCAAAAGTGCTCTATGAATCTCGAAAGTT GGAAATACAATGCATCAATATTACGTTTAATGTGGGAAAAAGACAACCCAGTTCGATTGTCCACAGAGCTTCACCTGACTGAGTATTCGTTGCTGGATTATTGGACAAACGAATCCGTAGTTCGAGGCGATATAGTAAACATGCGTTTGGGAGGAGGTAGAT cgGGAAATTACAGTGCATTGAAATTCACGTTTAAGTTGGGCAGAGAAGTTGGTTATTATCTTATGGATTACTTCATTCCATCTATGATGATAGTTGCGATGTCGTGGGTCACATTCTGGTTGCAGGCTGATGCTTCAGCACCTAGAATTACTTTAG GAACAAGTACTATGTTGTCATTTATCACACTCGCGTCGTCACAAGCGAAGACATTGCCGAAGGTCTCGTACATCAAAGCGAGTGAAATCTGGTTCTTGGGTTGTATCGGCTTCATCTTCTCTGCGCTGGTGGAGTTCGCTTTCGTCAACACTATTTGGCGTAGAAA GAAAGTGGTGGCTCTAAAGAAGGTGAACAGCAAGTACATCCTGAAGAGCACGCTGACGCCGCGGCTGGCGCGCAAGGAGCTGCAGAAGGAGTTGCAGTCGTCCCCGCAGCTCACCAAGTCGCGCTCCTGCTCCTCCTTGCAGCAGGAGACCAGCAGCGACCCTGCTGGACCTGGGTACAACAACTACCTCACTGTCCAT AGCTTCCCGTCTGCACTGAACTTGCCAACAATAACGACACAGAGCTACGACGAACTAATAGCGTCAGGCGGCAGACCCAGGACCGCCGGCAGTGAGGGGTCAGACGAACCCCCCAAACACCACACTTGGACGCAAATGACCCCGCAAGAGATCGCCACCTGGATCGACAAGAGGTCCCGCGTACTCTTCCCACTTCTTTTCATCTTCTTCAACATTATCTACTGGACTTTCGTCTATTGTCTATGA
- the LOC112052055 gene encoding pH-sensitive chloride channel 2 isoform X2 — protein MISKTLLLSAILFLKGAEGQKSSQSPALDCPSLEKGDGYTQSEFLSRLAHECRYDRLLLPTYQTGEVVYVHASAYVYFIQPAEAHDLNFKLHFLLQLRWTDPRLAYTLYSPERTKIIGESDLRQRIWVPHLYMSNEQSSSLMGTDSKDVLISIAPDGEVLFSRRMQAVLYCWMNLQKFPFDEQKCSMNLESWKYNASILRLMWEKDNPVRLSTELHLTEYSLLDYWTNESVVRGDIVNMRLGGAGNYSALKFTFKLGREVGYYLMDYFIPSMMIVAMSWVTFWLQADASAPRITLGTSTMLSFITLASSQAKTLPKVSYIKASEIWFLGCIGFIFSALVEFAFVNTIWRRKKVVALKKVNSKYILKSTLTPRLARKELQKELQSSPQLTKSRSCSSLQQETSSDPAGPGYNNYLTVHSFPSALNLPTITTQSYDELIASGGRPRTAGSEGSDEPPKHHTWTQMTPQEIATWIDKRSRVLFPLLFIFFNIIYWTFVYCL, from the exons gCAAAGTCCAGCATTAGATTGTCCGTCTCTCGAGAAGGGTGACGGCTACACACAATCAGAGTTTCTGTCTCGACTCGCCCACGAATGCCGCTACGACCGGCTTCTGCTGCCCACGTACCAGACGGGGGAAGTCGTCTACGTGCATGCCAGCGCTTACGTCTATTTCATACAGCCAGCTGAAGCACATGATTTG AATTTCAAACTACATTTCCTTCTTCAACTACGATGGACAGACCCGCGGCTGGCATACACGCTGTACTCTCCGGAACGTACAAAGATCATTGGGGAGAGTGATCTCCGACAAAGGATATGGGTGCCTCACTTGTACATGTCGAACGAACAGTCCTCCAGCCTCATGGGCACGGATAGCAAAGACGTCCTCATCTCAATAGCACCAGACGGAGAAGTGTTGTTCAGTCGACGAATGCAAGCTGTTCTATATTGTTGGATGAATCTCCAAAAATTTCCTTTTGACGAGCAAAAGTGCTCTATGAATCTCGAAAGTT GGAAATACAATGCATCAATATTACGTTTAATGTGGGAAAAAGACAACCCAGTTCGATTGTCCACAGAGCTTCACCTGACTGAGTATTCGTTGCTGGATTATTGGACAAACGAATCCGTAGTTCGAGGCGATATAGTAAACATGCGTTTGGGAGGAG cgGGAAATTACAGTGCATTGAAATTCACGTTTAAGTTGGGCAGAGAAGTTGGTTATTATCTTATGGATTACTTCATTCCATCTATGATGATAGTTGCGATGTCGTGGGTCACATTCTGGTTGCAGGCTGATGCTTCAGCACCTAGAATTACTTTAG GAACAAGTACTATGTTGTCATTTATCACACTCGCGTCGTCACAAGCGAAGACATTGCCGAAGGTCTCGTACATCAAAGCGAGTGAAATCTGGTTCTTGGGTTGTATCGGCTTCATCTTCTCTGCGCTGGTGGAGTTCGCTTTCGTCAACACTATTTGGCGTAGAAA GAAAGTGGTGGCTCTAAAGAAGGTGAACAGCAAGTACATCCTGAAGAGCACGCTGACGCCGCGGCTGGCGCGCAAGGAGCTGCAGAAGGAGTTGCAGTCGTCCCCGCAGCTCACCAAGTCGCGCTCCTGCTCCTCCTTGCAGCAGGAGACCAGCAGCGACCCTGCTGGACCTGGGTACAACAACTACCTCACTGTCCAT AGCTTCCCGTCTGCACTGAACTTGCCAACAATAACGACACAGAGCTACGACGAACTAATAGCGTCAGGCGGCAGACCCAGGACCGCCGGCAGTGAGGGGTCAGACGAACCCCCCAAACACCACACTTGGACGCAAATGACCCCGCAAGAGATCGCCACCTGGATCGACAAGAGGTCCCGCGTACTCTTCCCACTTCTTTTCATCTTCTTCAACATTATCTACTGGACTTTCGTCTATTGTCTATGA
- the LOC128198509 gene encoding uncharacterized protein LOC128198509, which produces MSSYLGNLASFDYKINEWEVFHSKLTQFIKLNKISDDSQSAVLLTHLSDDSYRLIRNLVHPKKLEVCSYTELVEVLNQHFTPKRSTFADRAKFYEASRSDGESIEEWAARLRGLAVYCDFGAELDTLLRDRFVLGFRAGPERDKLFECDSKTLTFGQALEVAQKTACARQARVVVKEEPVFRVGEQRKAGHGQAQAKPSRSEDRSSVMQRCSVCGLRSHSADKCRFRNLKCRSCGGGHLVKMCKNKSNVHNIGAQSEGCSQDPLAGRDCRECDLFNMRFPN; this is translated from the exons atgagttcTTATCTCGGAAACTTAGCCTCTTTTGactataaaattaatgagtGGGAAGTGTTTCACAGTAAATTAACAcaatttataaagttaaataaaatctctGATGATAGTCAAAGTGCAGTGTTATTGACACATCTCTCGGATGACTCATATCGGCTAATTCGAAATTTGGTGCACCCAAAGAAGCTCGAAGTATGTAGTTATACTGAGCTGGTAGAAGTGCTAAACCAGCATTTTACGCCAAAAAGGTCGACCTTCGCAGACAGGGCAAAATTCTACGAAGCAAGCAGATCGGACGGTGAGAGTATCGAAGAATGGGCGGCACGGCTAAGAGGGTTGGCCGTATATTGTGACTTCGGTGCTGAGCTGGACACGCTCCTGCGCGACCGTTTCGTTCTGGGCTTCCGAGCAGGGCCGGAGCGTGATAAACTCTTCGAATGTGATTCGAAAACCTTGACATTCGGACAAGCCTTGGAAGTGGCACAGAAGACGGCTTGTGCGCGACAGGCGCGCGTCGTCGTGAAAGAGGAGCCAGTATTTCGCGTCGGTGAGCAGCGGAAGGCTGGCCACGGCCAGGCTCAGGCCAAGCCGAGTCGATCGGAGGATAGATCGAGTGTAATGCAGCGCTGTAGTGTGTGCGGGTTGCGATCCCATAGTGCCGATAAGTGCAGGTTCCGTAACCTGAAGTGCAGATCCTGTGGGGGAGGGCATTTAGTTAAAATGtgcaaaaataaatctaatgtgCATAACATCGGTGCACAATCGGAAGGGTGTTCCCAAGACCCTCTTGCAGGGAGGGATTGCAGGGAGTGTGACCTTTTTAACATGAG GTTTCCAAACTAG